Proteins encoded together in one candidate division KSB1 bacterium window:
- a CDS encoding B12-binding domain-containing radical SAM protein, with protein MKIALIAMSGIRVMDAELLRLGLTLPGFVERSEVIASLPSLGLLTLAGMTPPAHRIAYIEVGDLNAQYPDGGLPGEYDLVAISSYSAQMHEAYELADRFRLRGARVILGGLHASSLPEEAAAHADAVVIGEGESWWPQVLEDAEHHRLQPFYGSDRVEFDLAEAPLPAYELLEISKYNRLTVQASRGCPHRCEFCGSSSLLTSQYKQKPAERVLAEIDKIRELWPHPFIEFADDNAIVNHAYWRGLLPELARRDVKWFVETDISLAQDPDLIKAMRDAGCAQVLIGLESPARSDLYGLELRTNWKMKQWNHYRKAVQAIQERGISVNGCFVIGLDGQDDSVFERVFEFVRDTGLHEVQITMQTAFPGTPLFYRMLKEGRLLNRHDWRSCTLFDVNVKPLKMSESALREGFQQLALRLYGDEFTKQRRASFKRALRAGAERE; from the coding sequence ATGAAGATTGCACTGATTGCCATGAGCGGGATTCGCGTGATGGATGCGGAACTGCTGCGCCTCGGGCTGACGCTGCCGGGCTTCGTGGAGCGCAGCGAGGTGATCGCGTCGCTGCCGAGCCTCGGTCTGTTGACGCTGGCGGGGATGACCCCGCCCGCGCATCGTATTGCGTACATCGAAGTCGGCGATTTGAACGCGCAATACCCGGACGGCGGCTTGCCGGGCGAGTATGATCTGGTGGCGATCTCGAGCTACAGCGCGCAGATGCACGAAGCGTATGAGCTGGCGGATCGCTTTCGCCTGCGGGGCGCGCGGGTGATCCTCGGCGGACTGCATGCGTCGAGTTTGCCGGAGGAGGCCGCGGCGCATGCCGACGCGGTCGTGATCGGCGAGGGCGAATCGTGGTGGCCGCAGGTATTGGAAGACGCGGAGCATCATCGCCTACAGCCGTTTTACGGTTCGGATCGCGTGGAGTTCGATCTGGCGGAAGCACCGCTGCCTGCGTATGAATTGCTCGAGATTTCGAAGTACAACCGCCTGACAGTTCAGGCGAGTCGCGGATGTCCGCACCGCTGCGAGTTTTGCGGGAGTTCCTCACTACTCACGAGTCAGTACAAGCAGAAGCCGGCGGAGCGGGTGTTGGCGGAGATCGACAAGATCCGCGAGCTGTGGCCGCATCCGTTCATCGAATTCGCGGACGACAACGCGATTGTGAATCATGCCTACTGGCGGGGGCTGTTGCCGGAGTTGGCGCGGCGGGATGTCAAGTGGTTTGTAGAGACGGATATTTCGCTGGCGCAGGATCCCGACTTGATCAAGGCGATGCGCGACGCGGGCTGCGCGCAGGTGCTGATCGGCCTGGAGAGTCCGGCGCGGAGCGACTTGTACGGGCTTGAACTGCGGACGAATTGGAAGATGAAGCAGTGGAATCACTACCGCAAGGCCGTGCAAGCGATCCAGGAGCGCGGGATCAGCGTGAACGGTTGTTTCGTGATTGGCCTGGACGGTCAGGACGATTCGGTGTTCGAACGGGTGTTTGAATTCGTGCGGGATACGGGGCTGCACGAGGTGCAGATCACGATGCAGACGGCGTTTCCGGGGACCCCGCTGTTTTACCGGATGTTGAAGGAGGGGCGGCTGCTCAACCGGCACGATTGGCGTAGTTGCACGTTATTCGATGTCAACGTGAAGCCGTTGAAGATGAGCGAGAGCGCCCTGCGCGAGGGATTCCAGCAGTTGGCGCTGCGACTTTACGGCGATGAGTTCACGAAGCAGCGACGGGCGAGTTTCAAGCGCGCGTTGCGCGCGGGGGCGGAGCGGGAGTAG
- a CDS encoding DUF1579 domain-containing protein, whose product MFSFFRSFRFAVVATAIVAATVSAPAQDKQPSPEEMQKMMEACKELGTPGAEHAALAKMVGNWDCSSKMWMDPAQPPMESKGSCIDKMILGGRVVHSEFTGDMMGQPYHGIGMTGYDKFRKLYWMSWNDDFGTGISTAEGTGSPDGKTITMLGKMDDPMMNLKDKPVKYVMTLIDDNNHKFEMYDAVGTPKEFKVMEIHYKRK is encoded by the coding sequence ATGTTCAGCTTTTTCAGATCATTCCGTTTCGCAGTCGTTGCGACCGCCATCGTCGCTGCGACCGTTTCCGCCCCCGCACAGGACAAGCAGCCCTCTCCCGAAGAGATGCAGAAGATGATGGAAGCCTGCAAGGAACTTGGGACCCCGGGTGCCGAGCATGCCGCACTCGCCAAAATGGTCGGGAATTGGGATTGCTCCTCCAAAATGTGGATGGATCCCGCGCAGCCCCCGATGGAGAGCAAGGGGAGCTGTATCGACAAAATGATTCTGGGTGGACGCGTGGTGCACAGCGAGTTCACCGGAGACATGATGGGCCAGCCGTACCACGGCATCGGCATGACCGGCTACGACAAGTTCCGCAAGCTCTATTGGATGAGTTGGAACGACGACTTCGGCACCGGGATCTCCACCGCGGAAGGAACCGGCAGCCCCGACGGCAAGACCATTACCATGCTGGGCAAGATGGACGATCCGATGATGAACCTCAAGGACAAGCCCGTCAAGTATGTCATGACCTTGATCGACGACAACAACCACAAGTTCGAGATGTACGACGCCGTCGGCACCCCGAAAGAATTCAAGGTGATGGAGATCCACTACAAGCGCAAGTAA
- a CDS encoding MotA/TolQ/ExbB proton channel family protein, producing the protein MKLLARRESLAIAGLSLILTVVYHSLSYASPTTGSRYVTMSERIGNVLVLFRNLDVWIYFFQGILLFGGIGLTVYYMVVFHRKGFIATLQHKTEELTKTSDLQAAVNFELESLANRFLFLDLMVGGAPVAGLLGTVLGLVQVFSEQTLVENVTMQTIAGGMYVAMVTTVCGLIVALFGIIGRHLLNTRLSEIRDTLTGAR; encoded by the coding sequence TTGAAACTCCTTGCGCGCCGGGAATCGCTCGCCATTGCGGGGCTGAGCTTGATTTTGACGGTCGTTTATCATTCACTATCCTACGCATCGCCCACGACGGGATCACGTTATGTCACGATGTCCGAGCGCATCGGCAATGTGCTGGTGTTGTTCCGCAATCTGGACGTCTGGATCTATTTTTTCCAGGGCATCTTGCTGTTCGGCGGCATCGGCCTCACGGTCTATTACATGGTCGTGTTTCACCGCAAAGGATTCATCGCGACTCTGCAGCATAAGACGGAAGAGCTGACAAAGACGTCCGATTTGCAGGCCGCGGTCAATTTTGAGTTGGAGAGCCTGGCGAATCGGTTCTTGTTTCTCGATCTCATGGTCGGCGGGGCGCCGGTCGCGGGCCTGTTGGGCACGGTCCTGGGTCTGGTGCAGGTGTTCAGTGAGCAGACGCTGGTGGAGAACGTGACGATGCAGACGATTGCGGGCGGGATGTACGTAGCGATGGTGACGACGGTGTGCGGCTTGATCGTCGCGCTGTTCGGCATCATCGGCCGACACCTGTTGAACACGCGGTTGTCGGAGATTCGGGATACGCTGACCGGAGCCAGGTAA
- a CDS encoding biopolymer transporter ExbD has protein sequence MRRTRDPFDESMTSLIDLAFNLLLFFVISLVIVPEDLVPLKLPTNFGEGQPDLKVGDEIIFHVLRSGAVVVEDQLLADSTVLDSLLFARADTLLSQFHASKPQGKVILKADSGAVWDRPIQLMQAAGKQGVPISIALTPDVGSPAAIP, from the coding sequence ATGAGACGAACTCGCGATCCGTTCGACGAGTCGATGACGTCGCTCATTGATCTCGCCTTCAATTTGCTCTTGTTTTTTGTGATCTCGCTGGTGATTGTGCCTGAAGATCTGGTGCCGCTCAAGTTGCCGACGAATTTCGGCGAAGGGCAGCCGGATTTGAAGGTCGGTGACGAGATCATATTCCATGTGCTGCGCTCGGGCGCGGTGGTGGTCGAGGATCAGTTGCTGGCCGATTCGACGGTGCTCGACTCGCTGTTGTTTGCGCGGGCGGACACGCTGTTGTCGCAGTTTCACGCGTCGAAGCCGCAGGGCAAGGTGATTCTAAAGGCGGACAGCGGCGCGGTGTGGGACCGTCCGATCCAACTCATGCAGGCGGCGGGGAAGCAAGGCGTTCCGATCAGTATCGCCTTGACACCCGACGTGGGAAGTCCGGCGGCAATTCCATGA
- the pgl gene encoding 6-phosphogluconolactonase, which yields MTADSRQIVFCETPDDVADAAADLIFESQTEAVAERGVFRVALSGGTTPGLLFARLTTEEWRDEMAWENWEVFWSDERCVPPDSPDSNFAIAKRLLLDRMPIGEVFRIRGEIDPREAAAEYARTLRARLDPGPPVFDVILLGMGADGHTASLFPGQPALESASLIEAVEVDQPVRHRITFTLNLINRARRVIFLVCGEAKAQRVHEIIHENRVQLPAARVDPAPGECLWLLDHAAARKIR from the coding sequence ATGACCGCGGATTCTCGACAAATCGTCTTCTGCGAAACCCCCGACGACGTGGCGGACGCCGCCGCCGATCTCATCTTCGAATCTCAGACCGAGGCCGTCGCCGAGCGTGGTGTATTTCGCGTCGCACTCTCCGGCGGCACGACTCCGGGTCTGCTGTTCGCGCGGCTCACCACCGAGGAATGGCGCGATGAGATGGCCTGGGAAAACTGGGAAGTCTTCTGGAGCGACGAGCGCTGTGTGCCGCCCGACTCCCCCGACTCCAATTTCGCGATCGCCAAACGTCTGCTGCTGGACCGGATGCCCATCGGTGAAGTGTTCCGCATCCGCGGCGAGATCGACCCGCGTGAAGCCGCTGCCGAATACGCCCGCACGCTGCGCGCGCGGCTCGATCCCGGTCCTCCCGTGTTCGACGTGATTCTGCTCGGCATGGGAGCCGACGGCCACACCGCTTCGCTATTTCCCGGCCAGCCCGCCTTGGAATCCGCGAGCCTCATCGAAGCCGTCGAGGTCGATCAGCCGGTGCGTCACCGCATCACCTTCACGCTGAATCTGATCAACCGCGCCCGCCGCGTCATCTTCCTCGTCTGCGGCGAAGCAAAAGCGCAGCGCGTCCACGAGATCATTCACGAAAACCGTGTACAACTTCCCGCCGCGCGCGTGGATCCCGCACCCGGCGAGTGCCTGTGGCTCCTCGATCACGCCGCCGCCCGCAAGATCCGCTGA
- a CDS encoding glucose-6-phosphate dehydrogenase assembly protein OpcA gives MSETGPAVYALADPCEVDVAAIERELETLWRDAAKGGDTESVTRATAFNLVYVAPAADDNAGNLLARLTLAHPSRSILLRMGDPAAPPTQTAWVTAYCHQPAPNAPQICSEFISLEVTGSGLHHIASTLLSLMLPGLPIVLIWDAAVDSAHPLLLQFGHSANRVITDLIRPASSAAALREFFSLRQLLGRDAVCSDLCWTRLQPRRVAFVRWYESTSRPPIRGLRLPASGLSAADLLFACWIETTLHHHGGSPVCEIVADANTTELLLADGRVQAAPEAQVERAMTDLISAELRVWGRDPVMESTLNLARARLERRA, from the coding sequence ATGAGCGAGACCGGCCCAGCCGTTTACGCCCTCGCGGACCCCTGCGAAGTTGACGTCGCGGCCATCGAACGCGAACTCGAAACGCTCTGGCGCGATGCCGCGAAAGGCGGCGACACCGAGTCCGTCACCCGCGCCACCGCCTTCAATCTCGTGTACGTGGCGCCCGCCGCGGATGATAACGCCGGCAATCTGCTCGCCCGCCTGACACTCGCGCACCCCTCCCGCAGCATCCTCCTGCGTATGGGCGATCCCGCCGCGCCGCCCACGCAGACCGCCTGGGTTACGGCTTATTGCCACCAACCCGCGCCGAATGCGCCGCAGATTTGCAGCGAGTTCATCTCCCTCGAAGTCACCGGCTCGGGCCTGCACCATATCGCATCCACTTTGCTCTCGCTCATGCTGCCCGGCCTGCCGATCGTGCTGATCTGGGATGCGGCCGTCGATTCCGCGCATCCCTTGCTCTTGCAGTTCGGCCATTCCGCGAACCGCGTCATCACCGACTTGATCAGGCCCGCAAGCTCCGCCGCCGCGCTGCGCGAATTCTTCTCCTTACGACAACTGCTCGGAAGGGATGCCGTATGTTCGGACCTGTGCTGGACCCGATTACAGCCGCGTCGCGTCGCGTTCGTGAGATGGTATGAGAGCACGTCGCGGCCGCCGATTCGCGGACTGCGATTGCCCGCCAGCGGCCTGAGCGCCGCCGATCTACTGTTCGCCTGCTGGATCGAGACCACGCTGCATCACCACGGCGGCAGTCCCGTCTGCGAGATCGTCGCCGATGCCAACACAACCGAACTGTTGCTCGCCGACGGCCGAGTGCAGGCTGCGCCTGAGGCTCAAGTCGAGCGGGCAATGACCGATCTCATCTCCGCCGAGCTCCGAGTGTGGGGACGCGATCCCGTCATGGAATCCACCCTGAACCTCGCCCGCGCGCGACTCGAGCGACGGGCATGA
- the zwf gene encoding glucose-6-phosphate dehydrogenase — MTNTGDNPFRAGLLQDRAADPCLIVIFGATGDLAQRKLFPALMNLARGGELARETVMIAVSRRPLDASVFRATVLDSAAKFAPDSPRDPDFLERFAHRLFVHSEELSGTNPFVTLPDKLKQIAAAHNTRDNILFYLSVPPSTYEPLVLKLGASGLARSAENGWTRIIVEKPFGRDLQTARRLNTTLAEAFDEQQIYRIDHYLGKETVQNILVLRLANALFEPLWNYRYIDHVQITAAEALGVEDRAAYYEESGALRDMIQNHLLQILAMVAMEPPATLTPEAIRDEKNKALAAIRPLTADDVRKSVVRAQYAAGAVSGRAVPEYLAEQGVNPQSRTETFTALRLWIDNWRWKGVPFYLRTGKRMPKRSTEVAIQFRDVPHMVFDDSPLNQVERNTLAIRIQPNEGISLKFNAKLPGHALHLRGVDMEFRYGTSFGGRISDAYERLLLDGMLGDPTLYARRDAVEAGWSFASPILKHWEQDIASELPQYPAGSWGPAEADILLAQDGRRWRKI; from the coding sequence ATGACCAACACGGGCGACAACCCCTTCCGCGCCGGACTCCTGCAAGATCGGGCCGCCGATCCCTGCCTGATCGTGATCTTCGGCGCTACCGGAGACCTCGCGCAACGCAAGCTCTTTCCCGCGCTCATGAACCTTGCGCGCGGCGGTGAGCTGGCTCGCGAGACTGTGATGATCGCGGTGTCGCGCCGACCCCTCGACGCGAGCGTATTCCGCGCCACGGTCCTCGATTCCGCCGCAAAATTCGCCCCCGATTCCCCGCGCGATCCCGATTTCCTCGAGCGCTTCGCCCACCGCCTGTTCGTCCACAGCGAGGAACTGTCCGGCACGAATCCGTTTGTCACGCTGCCCGATAAGCTGAAGCAGATCGCGGCGGCACACAACACCCGCGACAATATCCTCTTTTACCTCTCCGTTCCGCCCTCGACTTATGAGCCGCTGGTGCTCAAACTCGGAGCGTCGGGACTCGCGCGTTCAGCCGAAAACGGTTGGACCCGCATCATCGTCGAAAAACCCTTCGGGCGCGATCTCCAAACCGCCCGCCGCCTGAATACCACCCTCGCCGAAGCCTTCGACGAGCAGCAGATCTATCGCATCGATCACTATCTTGGCAAAGAGACCGTCCAGAACATTCTCGTCCTGCGGCTCGCGAATGCACTGTTCGAGCCGCTCTGGAACTACCGCTACATCGACCACGTCCAGATCACCGCGGCCGAAGCACTCGGCGTCGAGGATCGCGCCGCGTATTACGAAGAGTCCGGCGCGCTGCGCGACATGATCCAAAATCACTTGTTGCAGATTCTGGCCATGGTGGCGATGGAGCCGCCCGCCACGCTCACTCCGGAGGCCATTCGCGACGAAAAGAACAAAGCGCTCGCCGCGATTCGACCGTTGACCGCCGACGATGTGCGCAAGTCCGTCGTGCGCGCGCAGTATGCCGCCGGTGCCGTGAGTGGTCGCGCCGTCCCCGAATATCTTGCGGAGCAGGGCGTGAATCCGCAATCGCGCACGGAAACCTTTACCGCGCTGCGCCTGTGGATCGACAACTGGCGCTGGAAGGGCGTCCCATTCTATCTGCGCACGGGTAAGCGCATGCCGAAACGCTCGACCGAGGTCGCCATACAGTTCCGCGATGTCCCGCATATGGTGTTCGACGACTCGCCGCTGAATCAAGTCGAGCGCAACACGCTGGCCATCCGCATTCAACCCAATGAAGGAATCAGTCTGAAGTTCAACGCGAAACTGCCCGGGCATGCGCTGCACTTGCGCGGCGTGGACATGGAGTTTCGTTACGGAACGTCGTTCGGCGGTCGAATCTCCGATGCCTATGAGCGGTTGCTGCTCGACGGCATGCTCGGCGATCCCACGCTCTACGCCCGGCGCGATGCGGTCGAAGCGGGGTGGAGCTTCGCCTCACCGATCCTCAAGCACTGGGAACAGGACATCGCTTCTGAGCTGCCACAGTACCCCGCGGGCAGTTGGGGACCGGCCGAAGCCGATATTCTCTTGGCACAAGATGGCCGCCGCTGGAGAAAGATCTGA
- the gnd gene encoding decarboxylating 6-phosphogluconate dehydrogenase — MVLGFFGLGRMGGNMVERLLRGGHSIIAGNRSPGPVADAVRQGAVGAATLHDVVRNMPGGRKAVWVMLPAGNVTESALVELMDLLKPGDIVIDGGNANYKDSIRRGELLKTKALHFMDAGTSGGIWGLQVGYCLMVGGEPEPFAYLEPALKTLAPENGYLHTGGVGSGHYTKMVHNGIEYGMMQAYGEGFEILKSSPFNLDLARISKLWEQGSVVRSWLLELTTRALEKDPELAAVKAYVADSGEGRWTLQEAIDRDVPAYVIAASLFARFASRHDNAYGLRLISALRNEFGGHAVKKA; from the coding sequence ATGGTCTTAGGTTTCTTCGGTCTGGGCCGTATGGGCGGAAATATGGTGGAGCGCCTGCTCCGCGGCGGACATTCCATCATCGCCGGAAATCGCAGCCCCGGTCCCGTCGCGGACGCCGTTCGCCAGGGCGCCGTCGGGGCCGCAACCCTCCACGACGTCGTCCGGAATATGCCCGGCGGACGCAAAGCCGTGTGGGTAATGTTGCCGGCCGGAAACGTCACCGAGAGCGCCCTCGTCGAACTCATGGACCTGCTCAAACCCGGTGACATCGTGATCGATGGCGGCAACGCCAACTACAAGGATTCCATCCGGCGCGGCGAGCTGCTCAAGACCAAAGCACTCCATTTCATGGATGCCGGAACGTCCGGCGGCATCTGGGGCTTGCAAGTCGGATATTGCCTGATGGTCGGCGGTGAACCAGAACCATTTGCTTATCTGGAACCCGCCCTGAAAACACTCGCTCCGGAAAACGGCTATCTGCATACCGGCGGAGTCGGCTCCGGACATTACACCAAGATGGTGCACAACGGCATTGAATACGGCATGATGCAGGCCTACGGCGAGGGCTTCGAGATTCTCAAGAGCTCGCCCTTCAATCTGGATCTCGCGCGCATCTCCAAGCTCTGGGAACAGGGCAGCGTCGTGCGCTCTTGGCTGCTCGAACTGACGACTCGCGCACTGGAAAAGGATCCCGAACTCGCTGCCGTAAAAGCCTACGTCGCGGACTCCGGCGAAGGCCGCTGGACGCTACAGGAAGCGATCGACCGCGACGTCCCCGCCTATGTGATCGCCGCCAGCCTGTTCGCGCGGTTTGCTTCGCGCCATGACAACGCCTACGGTCTGCGCTTGATTTCCGCGCTGCGCAACGAATTCGGCGGCCACGCCGTGAAAAAGGCATGA
- a CDS encoding choice-of-anchor J domain-containing protein, with protein MKRFLTAVLLTSCLAAAVALAGGPTAKLPFSPASKADVSADPPALPLAGDLPGRSGSRSLDDVVYSEDFESIVSGDLPSGWRRIDQDGGFCNQWNRNSLFEVFNYGRENARSGTRIAMVHYNDGGLPNNDWLILPQITAGAGLNLHYYAASQDPAFLESYEIRVSTTGFAPEDFTTVIETVNDAPVQWTRHIVDLAAFADQSIYIALHCTSSNRFVLKFDDFEINTDAIGPTGSFAGVIRWAVDETHFRPITDADVAVTVDGLGYQTICLDDGSYRFNFIPAGVHSISINAGVHYELGTLANINVNVGAVTDSANLVLQRQDTLTRTYPALGLPRAVLDFDTTSWPISFPLNFTVLDLNVRVNIEHSWIGDLDVWLRAPDGRTVQLYQHNLNIWGDNIEDVMFDDEATDYIFFTSPPYSGTLRPANPLNIFDSAPAEGSWTLLVYDNHAEDIGSIVSWAVQVIAVPGDDINGVDDDPTVARGFDFAGNYPNPFNASTDFAFELANPGNIALRIYNLAGQQVATLVDGAMAAGAHIVHFDASELTSGLYFAQLSANGTTVTRKVVLLK; from the coding sequence ATGAAACGGTTTCTTACCGCGGTCCTTTTGACGAGTTGCCTTGCTGCCGCGGTCGCTCTCGCCGGCGGCCCAACCGCCAAACTCCCCTTCAGCCCCGCGAGCAAAGCGGATGTCAGCGCCGATCCGCCCGCCCTTCCGCTGGCCGGTGATCTGCCCGGACGCAGCGGCTCGCGCAGCCTTGATGATGTGGTCTATAGCGAAGATTTCGAATCGATCGTGAGCGGCGATCTTCCCAGCGGCTGGCGCCGAATCGACCAGGATGGTGGCTTCTGCAACCAGTGGAATCGCAATTCCCTGTTCGAAGTCTTTAACTATGGTCGCGAAAACGCCCGCAGCGGAACGCGCATCGCCATGGTTCACTACAATGACGGCGGCCTGCCCAACAACGACTGGCTCATCCTGCCGCAAATCACCGCCGGCGCCGGACTGAATCTGCACTATTACGCCGCCTCGCAGGACCCTGCGTTTCTCGAATCCTACGAAATCCGCGTCTCCACGACCGGATTCGCGCCCGAGGACTTCACCACGGTGATTGAAACCGTCAACGATGCGCCGGTGCAGTGGACTCGACACATAGTTGACCTCGCCGCCTTCGCCGATCAGTCGATCTATATCGCGCTCCATTGCACGTCGTCTAATCGATTCGTGCTCAAGTTCGATGACTTCGAAATCAACACCGATGCCATCGGACCCACCGGATCGTTCGCCGGTGTGATCCGCTGGGCCGTGGATGAAACCCACTTTCGGCCGATCACCGATGCCGATGTGGCCGTCACCGTTGACGGACTCGGATACCAGACCATTTGCCTCGATGATGGCTCGTACCGGTTCAACTTCATTCCCGCCGGAGTTCACAGTATCAGCATCAATGCCGGCGTTCACTATGAACTTGGGACCCTGGCGAACATCAATGTCAATGTCGGTGCGGTGACGGATTCGGCGAACTTGGTTCTGCAACGACAAGACACGCTGACGCGGACCTATCCTGCCCTGGGCCTCCCCCGGGCTGTGCTGGACTTCGACACCACCTCGTGGCCGATCAGCTTCCCGCTGAACTTCACCGTCCTCGATCTGAACGTCAGGGTCAACATCGAGCACTCGTGGATTGGAGATCTCGACGTCTGGCTGCGTGCGCCCGACGGCCGCACCGTCCAGCTGTACCAGCACAACCTGAATATCTGGGGTGACAATATCGAAGACGTGATGTTCGATGACGAAGCCACGGACTACATCTTCTTCACGTCGCCGCCCTATTCCGGCACGCTGCGCCCTGCAAACCCGTTAAACATCTTTGACTCCGCTCCCGCCGAAGGCAGCTGGACTCTGCTGGTTTACGATAACCATGCCGAAGACATCGGCAGCATCGTCAGCTGGGCGGTCCAGGTTATTGCGGTGCCCGGTGATGACATTAACGGAGTCGATGACGATCCGACGGTTGCCCGCGGCTTCGATTTCGCCGGCAACTACCCGAATCCGTTCAACGCATCGACTGACTTCGCCTTTGAGCTTGCCAACCCAGGCAACATCGCCCTGCGAATCTACAACCTCGCCGGGCAACAGGTTGCAACGTTGGTGGACGGTGCCATGGCCGCCGGCGCTCATATCGTTCATTTTGACGCGAGCGAGTTGACTTCCGGCCTCTATTTCGCGCAACTGAGTGCCAACGGAACCACCGTCACGCGCAAGGTTGTCCTGCTGAAGTAA
- a CDS encoding proprotein convertase P-domain-containing protein, with the protein MKLPVLKLAVVVATLALIYLALAAASPKPLDGKHCGRTVIGSTAERTPVHTLDGVHESGEIHLPIPDGPGGVATSSIQISGETEVTDLNVRVTITHPWVRDLHITLIAPNDSASEILLLRRFPGDSVENLTDCWFDDEADLGIYEGAPPFTGSFRPLQRLDSLDGIDPNGTWTLRVEDEFADDTGFIEHWAIEINRAVPLSGRVVNRVTRSPLSLVKVKLIDSEDSTTTSSQGRYEFADIAPGLYTLQFTKATYDTVLVSGVEIVEGGFTVIDTSLVSLINSVDYASDDPPVTIPDTTSSGVTMSLFVNDDFSVSDVDVTINLEHPRVYDLIVQIIDPEATAVDLVNFPQVRTDANLTETTLDDEAELSINDGTGPFTGRFRPHGTLSAIDGHTTRGEWQLLAADFFLNTEGRIVSFALHITVPMSADDPRPARPDDFELLTNYPNPFNSSTEFRFSLDAPQYVTLTLFDITGRQVSVLLNARADAGVHHVYLAAGNLPSGIYFARLQSPGQTLTRKIALVK; encoded by the coding sequence GTGAAGCTGCCCGTACTGAAACTCGCCGTTGTTGTCGCGACGCTGGCGCTGATCTATCTGGCGCTGGCCGCCGCCTCACCCAAGCCGCTCGATGGAAAACATTGCGGCCGAACCGTAATCGGCTCGACCGCGGAGCGGACTCCAGTGCACACGCTTGACGGCGTTCATGAATCAGGAGAGATTCACCTGCCGATTCCCGACGGTCCGGGCGGAGTCGCCACGTCATCAATTCAGATCAGCGGCGAGACCGAAGTCACGGATCTCAACGTGCGCGTGACCATCACGCACCCCTGGGTGCGCGACTTGCACATTACGCTGATCGCCCCCAATGACTCCGCCTCCGAAATTCTCCTGCTGCGTCGCTTTCCCGGTGATTCCGTGGAGAATCTGACCGATTGCTGGTTCGATGATGAAGCCGATCTTGGCATCTATGAAGGCGCGCCGCCGTTCACCGGTTCGTTTCGTCCGCTGCAACGTCTGGACTCGCTTGACGGCATCGACCCGAACGGAACCTGGACACTGCGCGTAGAAGATGAATTCGCCGACGACACCGGCTTCATCGAGCACTGGGCCATCGAAATCAACCGGGCGGTTCCGCTGAGCGGTCGCGTGGTGAATCGCGTAACTCGCTCACCGCTCTCGCTGGTCAAGGTCAAGCTGATCGACTCCGAAGACTCGACCACCACCAGCTCGCAGGGCCGCTACGAATTCGCGGACATCGCTCCCGGCCTGTACACACTCCAGTTCACAAAGGCCACCTACGACACTGTGCTGGTGAGCGGAGTCGAGATCGTTGAGGGCGGTTTCACAGTCATAGACACCAGCCTCGTTTCGCTGATCAACAGCGTCGACTACGCCAGTGACGACCCGCCAGTGACGATTCCGGACACGACGTCGAGCGGCGTTACGATGAGCCTGTTCGTGAATGACGACTTCTCGGTCAGCGACGTGGATGTGACGATCAATCTCGAGCATCCTCGGGTGTATGACCTGATCGTGCAGATCATTGATCCGGAAGCGACGGCGGTCGATCTAGTGAACTTCCCCCAAGTGCGCACGGACGCTAATCTGACGGAGACGACGCTGGACGACGAGGCCGAGCTGTCGATCAATGACGGAACCGGACCGTTTACCGGAAGATTTCGCCCGCACGGAACGCTCTCAGCGATTGACGGTCATACCACGCGTGGTGAGTGGCAGCTGCTGGCGGCGGATTTCTTTCTGAATACCGAAGGTCGGATTGTCAGCTTCGCGCTACACATCACCGTCCCCATGTCCGCGGATGATCCTCGACCCGCGCGTCCGGACGATTTCGAGCTGTTGACTAACTACCCCAATCCGTTCAATAGCTCGACCGAATTCCGATTCTCGCTCGACGCTCCGCAATACGTGACGCTTACGCTCTTCGATATCACCGGACGACAGGTCAGCGTACTACTGAATGCGCGCGCCGACGCAGGCGTACATCATGTCTATCTCGCCGCCGGAAACCTGCCCAGCGGCATCTACTTCGCGCGCCTGCAATCGCCCGGCCAGACCCTGACCCGCAAAATCGCGCTGGTCAAATAG